From the genome of Nitrospirota bacterium:
GCACACAGACCATCATCTTTGCAATGGCAAAGGCAAAGGATAAGGCTCAGAAAAAGGCAATATCCCTGCACTTGACGACATTAAGAAAAATAAAACCCGTTCTTGCAGGAAAAGACCTTGAGAAGATAGGATACAAGCCGGGACCTGCATTCAATGAAATGCTGAAGGCAATCCTGGACGCAAGGCTTGAAGGCAGGATTAAAAGCATGGAGGATGAGGTAAAGTTTGTGAAGGAGAAGTTCAAGGCGTAAGAGGGTTGAAGAAATAAATATTTACAGGGGCACAGAGCTTATCTAACAGCTCTGTACCCCTGATTTTTTTAAATTACTTGATTTTTGACGCTAATGTGGATTATTATAGCTATAAATATCCACATTACAGGAGAGCGCATTGAGAACAATACAGATGACCTTGGACGACGAATTAGTCGCAACCGTTGACCATGTGGTCAAAAAATTAAAAACAACCCGGTCTGCCTTTACGCGCAAGGCATTAAGAAACGCCGTTAAACAAGTTAGTACCAATCTCCTTGAGAAAAAACATAAAAAAGGATATGCGCAGCGCCCGGTTGACAATACAGAATTCAGCGTCTGGGAGTCAGAGCAGGAATGGGGTGATTTTTGAAGCGGGGCGAGGTAAGATGGTACAAGTTCAAGCATCCTGACAAAAAACGACCTGTTGTTATTTTAACGAGAAATTCCATCCTGGAATATTTAGGTGAAGTTACTATTGCGCCGATAACTTCAACAATAAGAGATATCCCCAGTGAAGTATTTTTATCCCGCAGGGACGGCATGCATAATGACTGCGCTGTTAACTGCGACCACATACAAACAGTTTTAAAGACAAACATCGGAGCCCTGATTTCAACTTTATCCCAAAAAAAGCTCGGTGAAATCAGTAATGCAATAAGTTTTGCCTTGAATCTTCAATTTTAAAAGGAGATACAGAGGTGAAACATGTGACTCATTTTCTCTGGTGTTGGACGCGTATCAGATTCTCGCCGTTCGCCTCCCGACTCCATCATCGATGAAGAGTGGCGAGTTTCGTCTCGTATTTGCGGGCATCCGAAAAACGTTTGAGTTTTGTGAGCACCAGTACTAAGTTGTAGCAAGCCTCATAGTTCCCTTGGTCCAATGCGAACCCACGCTGGTACAATTTCAGTGCTTCTTCTAGATGCCCCTGCATATAGGCCACGTTGCCGAGTCCTACCCAGATGCTAGAGCGGGTTGGAGCCAGTAGGGCTGCCTGCCTCAACGCCAGCTCGGCCTCGGGAATCAGGCTGCTCATGGCACTTAGGTGTCCAACATTCTCCAGATTGGTTGCCAGAGCATCTCCGGAGGATCGTTGCGCCGCGCTTTGATAGTTCTCTATAGCTTTGGCAAGATGCCCCCCGCGCTCATAGAACAAAGCAAGCTTCTCGTAGCCCGCAGAAGAGTCTGGGTTAAACCGGATCGCGGCTCCATAAGCGGTCGCGTCATTCTGCCATGTCCGATTTGCCACTACCACAGCCATTGCAGATGCCAGCAGCAGAAGTCCCACACCCAAGAAAATGGTTCGCCGGTGAATCCGATGCGTCCCAACTGCCGCCATCCATGTAACCAGGACAGCGAGTCCACCGGAGCCCCAGTACAGGCACCTGAGCGAGTACCGCGGGGGTGAATTAAAGGCGGCAGATAGAGAAGGGAGGATCCCCAGGAGAATCCACAGGATTCCCATAAACATCGCGTTCCGCCCGCGCCCCGTTTGAATGCCCCACCATGCAGCCGTCAGAGCCAAAAGTGTAGCCGCAATAGACAATGGTCCAACTTCCCCATGAGGTGTTTCCAAATAGAAGGGCTGGGGCCAAGGAATGACCAGGTTGCGGATAGAGAGAATCGAAAACTCGAAGAAGGTTTGCCACTTCGCCCAGGTCATCGGGTATGCGGGGACAGTGAAGTCTAAGACCACTCTACGCATCGCCAGATAGACAAGGAGGGATGCGGCTACTGCTCCTGCGCCGATGGCATGGCGCCTGTCCTTGAGCAGCAAGGATAGCGCAAGCAGGATAAGCGGATATGCCAGGACGATCTCTTGACTGAGGGTCCCCAGAAGAAACAATATGGCACCAAACGCCAGGTTTCCCCAAGACCCTCCTTCAACGAACCGAATGTGGGAGATTAGCGCACCGAGCACTAACCCAGTGGCCAAGAGGTGGCTCTGGGCAGAGATCCAGCTGACCGCTTCTACGTGGATTGGATGTAGAGCGAAAGCGGCCATTCCCAGGACTGGTGCCCAAGCAGTAGCCTGCGGGAACAGCCGCCTGAGAAACGCGAACAAGAGTACACAATTGAGGAGGTGCAACAACAGAGCAACAATGTGGAATCCAACCGGCTGAAGGCCGAACGCGTCCTTCTGCAAGGCCAAGAATAGAAGAAACACTGGGCGATAGAGAACCTGGTCAGATATGTGCAGGCTGGAGAAATTCCACATTCCCGACAAGAAGAACCTCTTCAGTCCGTTGGCTAAAGTTAGATCGGACGTCTCCACGATGAGCGGCCTGTCATCGACGAGGAAATCCCCATCAAGCCCATTGGCGTATACCGCAATCGTAAGTGCGAGGACTATGCAGAAACTGAGTATCTGAGAGAAACTATAGCCGATTCCTATCCCATAGTCGCCTGCTACGGAACACGAGTCCGAGGCGAACTCAGCACCCTGCAGCCGCTGCGGCGGCTTGGTGTCCAAGGAGCGCTTCAGTTTCTCAACCAGGCTTTTTGAACTCTTCTTCATTTTGCGCAAACTCCAGTGCTGGGATCTCTGTACCGGAGACTTTCCACATTTTTATATCATTGGTCCCTCACGGTATCAGGCGAAAACGCCGGCAGGCATACGACGACATATTCCGCCCCGTCAGGCTCTATGGTATGCTTTAAGCCGCTATTGCAGTTTTCACGCAGTGCACCAAGCCCTTAATCTCCGCATCCCCCACTGTCCTTGCGTCAAGAAGCAGGGCGTTTTCTTTAATCCTTGCAATCACAGGCGGATGGCCCAACCTCAGCCTTTTCTCTAATTCATTAACGGAAATGCCGGAGGGTCTTATGGATACGGCAAATGTCGGAAAGTCCGCTCCGGGCAGGGAGCCGCCCCCTGCCTGCGATTTGTCTTTAATAATTTCCATCTTCGTCATGCCGCCAGTATTTTTTTTCAAAGAGGCATAAATTCTCTGCGCACGTTTTTTTATAATATCAACCGGCTGTGTAAGCATCCTGAGCGTCGGAATATCCTTAACCGCCTTTTCTTCATCAAGATACTGCATAAGCGTTGCCTCAAGAGATGCAAGGCTTAACTTGTCTATTCTTACTGCGCGGAGGAGCGGATTCTTCTGGATTTTCTGAATCATTTTTTCTCGGCCCAATATTATGCCTGCCTGAGGACCGCCAAGGAGTTTGTCTCCGCTGAAGGTGATAATATCCACGCCGGCATTAACAATGCTTTGAACCGTAGGCTCGCCGTGTATTCCGTATTTCTCCAGATCAATCATACATCCGCTTCCAAGGTCAGCCATGACAGGAATCGTATATTCCCTTCCAAGTTTTACAAGCCCCTCCATTGGTACCTCTTCAGTAAAACCGGTAACCTGATAATTACTCCTGTGGACCTTAAGGAGCAGCGCCGTATTTCCGCACAGGACATTTTCATAATCGGATAAATGCGTCTTGTTCGTTGCCCCGACCTCCCGCAAAATTGCGCCGCTTGCCTTCATTACCTCCGGGATTCTGAAAGAACCGCCTATCTCCACAAGCTCTCCCCTTGATACAACCACCTCCCTGTCTTTTGCAAAGGTATTAAGGCAGACAAGCACGGCAGCGGCATTATTATTAACGGCAATCGCATCCTCTGCGCCGGTCAGTTCCTTAATTATGTCTTTTAAATGCGAATACCTCTTGCCCCTTTTCCCTCCTGCAAGTTCATACTCAAGATTTGAGTAACTGCATGCCACGCAATTCATATTTTCAATTGCCTTTGTAGAAAGCGCTGACCTGCCGAGATTGGTATGAACTATAATGCCGGTGGCATTTATAAGGGGCTTTAACCGGCAGGAAGAATTTGCCTCAATTGCACTTTCAATAAAAGGCAGGAGCGCATCATGGGATAATTCAGGCGTTTTGCTGTTTAATATATCTTTTCTTTTCTGCTGGAGCACATCCCGTATGGATTTAAGGACTGTCTTTTTCGGATAAACCGCAAGCCACATGGCTCCGTGAGGGCTTTTTAAGATAGCATCAACTTGAGGGATTTCCGAGAGGAGTTTTTGTTGGGCCTGCATTGATTTTTGTAGCATAACAGGGCGCTTATGGTCAAGCAATCTTTTCTTTAGTGAAAACTTTTAGAGACCGGATTTTTTCATCAATACACAACTCTCTCCAAAAATAAACCCTCCGGAGGCGCGGTTGGTCCTGCAAACCGCCTGTCCTTTGACTCAAGAATTTCCGCCACCTGTACCGGACTAATCCTGCCCCTGCCCACAGCAATAAGCGTTCCTGCAATATTTCTTACCATGTGTCTTAAAAATGCGTTTGCAGTAATGCTTATCTTTAACATAGGGACATTAATGTTAAATGTCATAAACTCAATTGATGAAAGCGCCTCCACATTTATTCCAGTAATTTTCCTTATGGGATTTTTAGAACTGCAGCCCGACGCCCTGAATGAGGAGAAATCATGCTCTCCGGTAAGAACCTCTGCCGCCTGTTTCATCAAATCGCTGTTTAAGGCATACGGCACACAGCAGGAAAATCTTTTTAAAAAAACAGAATAAGCCATTGAAATAAGATAAAAATATGTCTTACCTTTTGCGCTGTATCTCGTGTGAAAGTCCAAAGGGCACTCAGAAGATTGAATAACCCTGATATCATGCGGGATGTTTGCATTTATCGCACGGGCGAAAATCTCTGCCTGCATACCGGAATTTGTTTTAAACGAGGCCACTTGTCCGAGGGCATGCACGCCTGCATCTGTCCTTGCGGCAGCCGTTACCCTCAGGCGCTCTCCTGTGATTTTGGCAAGCGCATCCTCCAGAATTCCCTGAATTGTCAAAGTGTTATTCTGTATCTGCCAACCGTGGTAGTTTGTCCCGTCATACTGAATAAGAAGCCTTATATTTCTCATGGAGATAGTTTAGCATAACCCCCGTGTCAAAATTATTAACACAGAGCATTAAAATGGCTTCATAATAATCTTGAAAACATAATATCATTTCTGATAGAATGTTTTTAAAGGCAAAGTGCCTGCCTTGTTTGTGACTGGATGAAAAACTTGAACCTTCAATTAGATATTTTAGGGAGCCGCAGTAAGGTGTGTGTGCGCGCCCCGGAAAACCGGGAGACAAAGCCTAATCTCACCTTCGAGGCACCCACCTATGCAAATAGGGTTTCAAGTTTTCTCTCTCCACGGCAAGGCGGGTCTTATACGCCCGTATTAACGGGTTTATTTTTAATGATTTTTGCCTTGACAGTAAAGGTTTTTCAGGAGAAGAAAATAATTACGCCAGTTTGGTTTTACAACCCTGTAAATTATATATTATTTAAAACCCTGCAGTTAAGAAAAAATTTCAATGGGGTTTACTCTGTAAGAAAAAAAAATTTACAGAAAATTCTCTCTCCTCCTCTTTAAAAAACCTCCGCTGTCAAAGGCGCTTCAAAGGAGGCAGGGTTTAAAAACCCTGCGGCAGGATGGAACTGTTTAATAACGGCAGGGAAAGGCCTCTTGCGTGGAGGATGCAGCCTCAGACGCTTGAGGAGTTTGCCGGCCAGACACATATCCTCAGTAAAGGAAAACCCCTCAGGACAGCCATAGAAAGGGATTCAATAGTTTCCCTTATACTCTACGGCCCGGCAGGGACAGGAAAGACAGCCCTCGCGCATATAATCGCCGGAAGAACCAGGGCATATTTTGTCAGTCTAAATGCCGTTACCTCAGGCATAGCAGAGATAAAGACTGCGCTTAAAGAGGCAAAAAAATACGCCCTTGAAGGCAGGCGGACCATTCTCTTTATTGATGAGATTCACAGATTTAATAAACTTCAGCAGGACGCCCTGCTTCCGGATGTTGAGGCGGGCAATGTCGTATTAATCGGGGTATCAACGCAAAACCCCTTTTTCTCAATTATACCCGCCCTGTCGTCAAGGTCCATGATCTTTCAGTTATTTCCTCTGAAGGAATCTGAGATAAAAAATTTACTAATGAGGGCTTTAAGCGATAAAGAAAGGGGCCTCGGCCGCGAAAATATTATAATGGAGGCTCAGGCGGCGGATTTTATTGCAAAGAATTCGGCAGGCGACGCAAGGAGGGCGCTGAATGCCCTTGAACTTGGCGCCTTAATCCTGAAAAACAGCGGGAGCTCTTCCTATGACATCGCACTCGCGCGGGAAATCATGCAGAAAAAAGCAATATATTATGATGAAGCCGAACACTATAATACCATCTCTGCCTTTATAAAAAGCATGCGCGGCGGAGACCCTGACTCTGCGCTTTACTGGATGGCAAAGATGATAGAGGCAGGGGAAGACCCGCTGTTCATAGCGCGCAGAATTATCATATGCGCCTCAGAGGACGTCGGCAATGCCGACCCGCAGGCGCTTTTAATAGCGGTTGCCGCATTAAAGGCAGTTGAGTCAATTGGCATGCCTGAAGGACGCATCCCGCTTGCGCAGGCGGCAATTTATATTGCTATGGCGCCCAAAAGCAATGCCTCATACACAGCGATTGAAAACGCCCTGACAGATGTGAGGGAAGAAAGATTGTCAGATGTTCCGCAGCACCTGAAGGATACCCATTATAAAGGCGCATCCCGCCTCGGCGCAGGCGCAGGTTATAAGTGTCCGCATGATTATGACGGGCATTTTATCCCGCAGGAATACATGCAGGGGCATAAAATTTTCTTTACTCCGTCCGAAGAGGGTTATGAAAAAATTTTTAAAGAACTACTTACGAAAAGGAGGGTCGCTCCATGAACTTGATGAACTTGATTGATTATCTGTTTATCATCATAGCCTTGATATTCGGACTGGTTATCGGCTCTGCCATAGCGATTATTTACCATAAAAAAGGCCTGACGCAGAAGCTCAGGGAAAACGAGCAGAAGGCAAAGAAAATTATGGAAGACGCCCAGCGCGAGGCAGATACAATCAGGAAAGAGGCCGCGCTTGAGGTAAAGGATAAAATCTTTCACGCAAAGGCCGAGGCCGAGAAGGAATTAAAGGAGAGACGGCTGGAGATTAGCCAGCTTGACAAAAGGCTGCACCAAAGGGAAGAAGTCCTTGACAGAAAGCTTGAGCATGTGGAGAAAAAAGAAAACGAGCTTAACCGTAAGGACAGAGAAATGGCCAACAAGGAGAAAGCCCTGAATGAAAAAGGGCAGAATTACGACAGGCTGATTAAGGAGCAGACATCACTGCTTGAGAGGATTTCAGGAATGAGCGCCGAGGACGCCAAAAAAGAACTGCTTGCGAGGGTTGCGGAGGAATCAAGGTTTGAGGCGCTTAAAACAGCCAAGAAGGTTGAAGACGAGGTAATGGAGGCGTCTGACAGAAAGGCAAAAGAGGTGCTAAGTCTGGCCATACAGCGTTATGCAAGCGATTATGTCAGCGATACCACCGTTTCATCAGTAAACCTTCCAAGTGATGAGATGAAGGGCCGGATAATCGGCAGGGAGGGCAGGAACATCAGGGCGCTTGAGGCCGCCACCGGCATTGAGCTTATCATTGACGATACCCCTGAGACCGTACTGCTTTCAAGTTTTGACCCGGTCCGGAGGGAAGTGGCGAGGATTTCTCTTGAACGCCTCATGGCAGACGGAAGAATACACCCGGCCAGGATTGAGGACATTGTGGAGAAAGTAAAAAAAGAGGTTGACACCACAATCAAGGAAGAAGGCGAGAAGGCGGTCTTTGACCTTGGACTGCACGGCATACATCTGGAACTCGTAAAACTCATCGGAAGGCTTAAGTACAGGACCTCTTATGCGCAGAATGTACTTCAGCATTCAAAGGAAGTAGCATATCTGGCAGGTGTAATGGCAGGGGAACTTAAAGTGGATATAAAGCTTGCAAAAAGGGCGGGGATACTCCATGACATAGGCAAAGCGGTGGACCATGAAGTTGAAGGCTCGCACCAAATGATCGGTGCAAATCTGGCAAAGAAATACGGCGAGAAAAGCTGGGTGGTAAATGCAATACAGGTTCATCACGGCGACGGCGACCCTATGACAGTTGAGGCATCCCTGGTAGCTGCTGCCGATGCCCTTTCAGCCGCAAGGCCCGGGGCAAGAAAAGAGGCAATTGAAAGTTATCTCCAACGGCTTGAGAAGCTTGAACAAATTGCAAATTCTTTCAGCGGTGTAAATAAGTGCTATGCCATTCAGGCAGGAAGAGAGGTAAGGATTATTGTAAAGCCTGAGGAGGTCAGCGATGAGGTTTGCGCGCAGATATCAAGGGACCTCGCAAAAAAGATAGAGGAAGAACTCACATATCCAGGACAGATAAAAGTTACAGTAGTGAGGGAATCCAGATATGTGGAATATGCGAAATAAATACAAGAAGGGTACAAGGGGTTAAAAATTCAAGTAAAAATTATCAATTAACAATTATCATTAAAGAATCTCGAAGCGAGTCTACGCGAACTCGGTACGACTCGATTCCGAGAGTTGCTCCGACCTTGAACCCTATTTTATAATTTTTATGAAAATACTTTTCATCGGCGACATTGTGGGACAGCCCGGCAGGAAGGCGCTTAAGGAAGGACTTTCCACAATAGCTGAAAAAATAAAGCTGGATTTTGTGATTGCCAATGCGGAGAACGCCGCCGGCGGTTTCGGCATAACAAGGGAGATCGGTGAAGAGATTTTCTTAATGGGCGTGGATGTCCTGACATCAGGGAATCACATCTGGGACAAAAAAGAAGCAGTAACATATATTACAAAAGAGAGCAGACTGTTAAGACCTGCCAACTATCCTGACGGCGTGCCCGGACATGGAAGCATTGTTATGAAAACTGCCAATGCAGTCAGTGTCGCTGTGCTCAATATCTCCGGAAGGGTATTCATGAGCCAGATGGACTGCCCTTTTCAGATTGCAAAAAGAGAAATAGCCAGACTCAAGGCTGAGACAAATATAATTATTGTTGATTTTCATGCCGAGGCAACCTCGGAGAAAGCCGCCTTCGGCAGGTATTTTGACGGAGAAGTCACTGCAATAATCGGCACGCATACGCATGTTCAGACTGCGGATGAAATGATAATGCCTCAGGGCACTGCATTCATAACCGATGTCGGCATGACGGGTCCAACGGACTCAATCATAGGGATAAAAAAAGAGCAGATAATTGGAAAATTTCTTACGCAGATACCTGTCCGCTTTGAGACCGCAAAGGGGCCTTCCATTCTTTCCGCGGTTGTCGTTGATATAGACCCAAAGACCGGTTCTGCCTCAAAGATACAGAGACTTCAGCTTAATTTTTCATAAAAAATCACAGGCGAAGTAATTCTTTCAAGAATTACTTCGCCTGTGATAACAATTTATTTTACGGCAGCCTTCAGCGCTTTGCCTGATGTGAACTTAGGAACCTTTGCTGCAGGAATTTTGATCTCTTCGCCCGTTCTCGGATTGCGCCCTTTTCTTGATTTTCTTTTAACGGCAGAAAAAGTGCCAAAACCAACAAGGGTAACCTTGTCGCCTTTTTTAAGCGCTTTTTTGATTCCATTAATCATTGAATCAATTGCCTTGACAGCAGCGGTTTTTGAAATCTTCGCGCCCTCTGCCACAGCCTTAATAAGTTCAGCCTTAGTCATGATGCCTCTCCTTTCTTTAAAATTATTTCTTAAAATATAAGTATGGAAAAAGATACAGCACGGATTTGGATTTGTCAACAGTTTTATTTAATTAAATTTAATAAAAAAATCTAAGCAAAAGTCATACTAAACACTGAATGCAAATGGCAGGAGTTCCTTAAGGGAATACCGCTTAATCTCATTTGCATTGGCAGTGTAGACGTCAATATCTCCGGCGAACTCATAGAGTATCTGCCTGCATGAACCGCACGGATAACAATGCTTACCTGCGCTTGAAACAACAGCAACTGCCTTAAATGCGCATTCGCCTTCTGAGAGGGCCTTCAGCATTGCCGTTTTCTCGGCGCAAGCGCTCAGCATGAGTGATGGATTTTCAATGTTGCAGCCTGTGTATATATGGCCTTTCTTTGTCAGAAGCGCTGCGCCGACCTTAAACTTAGAATAAGGCGCAAGAGAGTTTTTCATTGACTTCTCCGCCTCCCTGATAAGTTTTTCTATGAGTTCGTTTTTCAATGACTATGCACCGCCCGCATCTGTTTTCACACTTTCAGGCAGGACCAGATTTATGACCTTGCCGCTCGGGCCGAGACTGCCGATATCCCTGCCGTTAAATATAATCTTTATCCCGCCTGCATTGCCGACCTTGATTGAAAAACTCTCCTGTGCCGTCCACCGTACAGTGTCCCCGGGCTTAAGCAGACGCTGGTCATTTCCGTCTTCGCCGGTGCTTACAGAGACCCATGTCTCTTCAATTGCGATTATTTCAAGGGAGAACATTTTAGGCGCATCAGCCTGAGTCTGAAGGCTTTTTGTCATATTCCGGATCTCAGTTACTGCAGACTCCTGATATTTGCGCGTTACAGCCAAAACGGTAAGCAGTAAAATTATAGCAGCAGAGGCGGATATTGCGATATATTTCTTGTAGTCAACTGTATTCTTAGTCTTTACAGGCGGGGACTCAAGGGAACGTGCCGCGTCAACCTGTTTCTTATAAAGGTCTAAGACATAATCAGCGTTGATGCCGAGGGCATTGGAGTAAATGCGCAGATATCCTTTGATAAAAACATCTCCGGGCAGAAACGAATAGGCTTCATCTTCAAGTGCGGCGAGGTAGTCATGCCTGATCTTCAGAAAACCTGAAATGTCTTCTAATGTCTGCCCTTTTTCTTCCCGCGTTTTTTTTAAAAGCCTGCCGGGCGTTTCCATGATAAATAATGTGACGAATTACATTTTAAAATGATTTTTACTTTAATTGTTCAATGTACTGCTGTGCCTGCCTGACCCTCACATCAGTTCCGCCGCTGTTAACCACGGCATTGAAATGCCTGAGCGCCTTTTCATTGTCGCCTTCCCTGAGATAAGCATTGGCAAGCTCCCAGTGCGCATCTGTATAATCGGAGGCTAATGAAACGGCTCTTTTAAACTGCTCTAAAGCCTTATCATCCTCACCTAACTTAACATAAACAAGCCCGAGTATATAATTTGCCCTCGGGATGTCTGGGTTTCTCAGAAGGGCTTTTTTAAGCGCATCTGCCGCACTGATATAATCACTCTGGTTGTAAAACGCCCAGCCCATATTTGAATATGCCATTTCAGGGGTGGAATAGAGGGGGTTTTTTAATGCCGCCTTAAAATAATTTATTGCCTCATCCCATTTTCGTATCCTCACATATGTTGCGCCGAGGTTGTTCATTGCATCCGAATAATTCGGGTCTATTGCTATTGCCCGTTTATAATAAGAGACTGCTTCTTCATATTTTTCAAATTCAGTGCTTAGCAAACCAAGTGCGTTCAGGGAGAATTTATCCTTGGGATTTAAATTAATTGCCTTTTGAAATTCTATAGAGGCGTCATACAGTTTTTGCTCTGTCCAGTGCGACATGCCTATCTTATAATGAACCTCGGCATTTTTCAGGTTTTCTGCCGTAGGGGCAGTGGCGCATGAATAGAAAAAGACAGAGAAAAGTAAAGAGTAAAAGACAGTGAACAGTGAACCTGCCTTGCCGGCAGGCAGGCAGTGAACAGTAGTCAGAAACTTGCGGATTTTTTTATTCAAGACAGACCCTCCTGCGATTGTTTAAACCTTACCAGAAAATCTGAAAGAATTCAAGGAGATTTCTTCTTAGCCGCAAGCCGTTTCATCAGCGCTTCATAATCACAAGTATTTAAGACATCCTTCTTTTCAAGCCAGCCCCTTTTTGCAACGCTTACGCCGTAAATCATATAGCCAAAATGGGATGTCATATGCGTGTCTGTGCTGATGACAAGCAATATCCCCATCTCCTTTGCCCTTTTTGCGTATATATCGTTAAGATCCAGCCTGAAAGGATATGCGTTTATCTCCATGGCAGTCCCTGTCTCACTTGCGGTCTTCAAAACTTCATCTATGTCCACATCGTAAGCGTTTCTTTCTCCCATAAGCCTGCCTGTGGGGTGTGCGATTACTGATACGTGCGGATTCTTCATGGCGGATATAAGCCTCTTTGTTAATTGCTCCCGGCCCTGCCTGAACCCTGAATGTATGGATGCAACAACTATATCCAGTTCCCTTAAGACCTTCGCGGGATAATCCAGTGTGCCATCGCTCCGTATATCCACCTCAATTCCGGAGAGCAGTTTAAAGCCTTTTAATTTTTTGTTTATCTCTTTAATCTCCCTGTTTTGTCTTAACACCTGCTCCTCGCTCATCCCCCTTGCGATACCCAGACCTTTGGAATGGTCTGTGATTGCGATGTATTCGTACCCCCTTTTTTTTGCCTTGCTGACAAGCTCTTCAAAGTCATGACTGCCGTCGCTCCATTTTGTGTGAACATGAAGGTCGCCTTTTATATCCGCAATGTTTATGAGTTCGGGCAGTTTGCCTGCCGCTGCAGCCTCAATCTCTCCATTGTCCTCCCGTATCTCAGGAGGGATGAACAAAAGCCCCAGCGCCTTGTAAATATCATTCTCATTTTTGCCTCCGATTTTTCTGCCTGTCGTTGTCCTGAATATTCCGTATTCATTTATCTTAAGCCCATTTTTCAGCGCCATCTCCCTTAACCGTATGTTATGCTCCTTGCTTCCGGTAAAATAACAGAGCGCGGAACCTAAAGAGTTTTCCTCAACCACCCTCAAGTCCACCTGAATGCCTTCACGGGTGACAATGCTTGATTTTGTAGTCCCGTGAGCAAGGACGTCTTTTGCCTGCGGCAGATGGATAAAGACATTCATAACTTCCTTTGGCGCTCCTGATGTTGCAAGGATATCAATATCCTTTATTGTGTCTTTCCATCTTCTGAGGCTTCCTGCAAGAAAGATTTCTTTTACCGGCGCGGTTTGTCTTAACTGCCCCAATATATCTTCTGCAATCGGCAGCACCCTGCCTATGGGCTGGCGGTCCGTGCGCCTTTTGACCATAGCAATGCCCTTAAGAATATTTTCCTCAGTCTTTGCCTTAATGCCGGGAAGCCCTCTGAGTTTCCCTTCTTTTGCAAGCTGCTCAAGGTCGTCAATGTTTTTTATTTTGATTTTCGTGGAAATAAGCCT
Proteins encoded in this window:
- a CDS encoding ribbon-helix-helix protein, CopG family — its product is MRTIQMTLDDELVATVDHVVKKLKTTRSAFTRKALRNAVKQVSTNLLEKKHKKGYAQRPVDNTEFSVWESEQEWGDF
- a CDS encoding type II toxin-antitoxin system PemK/MazF family toxin produces the protein MKRGEVRWYKFKHPDKKRPVVILTRNSILEYLGEVTIAPITSTIRDIPSEVFLSRRDGMHNDCAVNCDHIQTVLKTNIGALISTLSQKKLGEISNAISFALNLQF
- a CDS encoding tetratricopeptide repeat protein, with translation MKKSSKSLVEKLKRSLDTKPPQRLQGAEFASDSCSVAGDYGIGIGYSFSQILSFCIVLALTIAVYANGLDGDFLVDDRPLIVETSDLTLANGLKRFFLSGMWNFSSLHISDQVLYRPVFLLFLALQKDAFGLQPVGFHIVALLLHLLNCVLLFAFLRRLFPQATAWAPVLGMAAFALHPIHVEAVSWISAQSHLLATGLVLGALISHIRFVEGGSWGNLAFGAILFLLGTLSQEIVLAYPLILLALSLLLKDRRHAIGAGAVAASLLVYLAMRRVVLDFTVPAYPMTWAKWQTFFEFSILSIRNLVIPWPQPFYLETPHGEVGPLSIAATLLALTAAWWGIQTGRGRNAMFMGILWILLGILPSLSAAFNSPPRYSLRCLYWGSGGLAVLVTWMAAVGTHRIHRRTIFLGVGLLLLASAMAVVVANRTWQNDATAYGAAIRFNPDSSAGYEKLALFYERGGHLAKAIENYQSAAQRSSGDALATNLENVGHLSAMSSLIPEAELALRQAALLAPTRSSIWVGLGNVAYMQGHLEEALKLYQRGFALDQGNYEACYNLVLVLTKLKRFSDARKYETKLATLHR
- a CDS encoding L-seryl-tRNA(Sec) selenium transferase, producing MQAQQKLLSEIPQVDAILKSPHGAMWLAVYPKKTVLKSIRDVLQQKRKDILNSKTPELSHDALLPFIESAIEANSSCRLKPLINATGIIVHTNLGRSALSTKAIENMNCVACSYSNLEYELAGGKRGKRYSHLKDIIKELTGAEDAIAVNNNAAAVLVCLNTFAKDREVVVSRGELVEIGGSFRIPEVMKASGAILREVGATNKTHLSDYENVLCGNTALLLKVHRSNYQVTGFTEEVPMEGLVKLGREYTIPVMADLGSGCMIDLEKYGIHGEPTVQSIVNAGVDIITFSGDKLLGGPQAGIILGREKMIQKIQKNPLLRAVRIDKLSLASLEATLMQYLDEEKAVKDIPTLRMLTQPVDIIKKRAQRIYASLKKNTGGMTKMEIIKDKSQAGGGSLPGADFPTFAVSIRPSGISVNELEKRLRLGHPPVIARIKENALLLDARTVGDAEIKGLVHCVKTAIAA
- the truA gene encoding tRNA pseudouridine(38-40) synthase TruA — translated: MRNIRLLIQYDGTNYHGWQIQNNTLTIQGILEDALAKITGERLRVTAAARTDAGVHALGQVASFKTNSGMQAEIFARAINANIPHDIRVIQSSECPLDFHTRYSAKGKTYFYLISMAYSVFLKRFSCCVPYALNSDLMKQAAEVLTGEHDFSSFRASGCSSKNPIRKITGINVEALSSIEFMTFNINVPMLKISITANAFLRHMVRNIAGTLIAVGRGRISPVQVAEILESKDRRFAGPTAPPEGLFLERVVY
- a CDS encoding replication-associated recombination protein A, with the protein product MELFNNGRERPLAWRMQPQTLEEFAGQTHILSKGKPLRTAIERDSIVSLILYGPAGTGKTALAHIIAGRTRAYFVSLNAVTSGIAEIKTALKEAKKYALEGRRTILFIDEIHRFNKLQQDALLPDVEAGNVVLIGVSTQNPFFSIIPALSSRSMIFQLFPLKESEIKNLLMRALSDKERGLGRENIIMEAQAADFIAKNSAGDARRALNALELGALILKNSGSSSYDIALAREIMQKKAIYYDEAEHYNTISAFIKSMRGGDPDSALYWMAKMIEAGEDPLFIARRIIICASEDVGNADPQALLIAVAALKAVESIGMPEGRIPLAQAAIYIAMAPKSNASYTAIENALTDVREERLSDVPQHLKDTHYKGASRLGAGAGYKCPHDYDGHFIPQEYMQGHKIFFTPSEEGYEKIFKELLTKRRVAP